A genome region from Cucumis sativus cultivar 9930 chromosome 4, Cucumber_9930_V3, whole genome shotgun sequence includes the following:
- the LOC101209567 gene encoding uncharacterized protein LOC101209567: MEDSGSPASPNSLPKGQDNISPTVRSVRKPPSPQELISHYESQGLTSHDASIKVIDDLQNALFRIISSGRGNKDKRLLETSRKLDATNSRLAVLDLKLDSKPGYAETFALGLASGSVLNGFGTVMPHVFRALTNIWSSVTNLTKHS, encoded by the coding sequence ATGGAAGATTCAGGTTCACCAGCGTCTCCAAATTCTCTCCCAAAAGGTCAAGACAACATTTCTCCAACAGTAAGAAGTGTGAGAAAGCCTCCTTCCCCACAGGAACTCATATCCCACTACGAATCCCAAGGCCTTACTTCTCATGATGCTTCAATCAAGGTAATTGATGACCTTCAGAACGCTCTCTTCAGAATCATCTCCTCCGGCAGAGGCAACAAGGACAAGCGTCTGCTCGAGACCTCCAGGAAACTCGATGCTACCAATAGTCGTCTTGCCGTTCTCGACCTGAAGTTGGATTCCAAGCCAGGTTATGCCGAGACTTTTGCCCTAGGTTTGGCTTCTGGGTCTGTTTTGAATGGGTTTGGGACTGTGATGCCCCATGTTTTTAGGGCTCTCACCAATATTTGGAGTTCTGTTACTAACCTCACGAAGCattcttga
- the LOC101213393 gene encoding uncharacterized protein LOC101213393: MGEGEEELKTKAENHEVEIQERGEIFFLYRPKVGKQEVHGPDEVQRLYIILRPQSGEKTVEEKQCSYGGQSTHTQEVNIEEQPLLRFIIMGRKSLPHPSHRSRPYWGFVDMVTTNVQDIKTALQGEEYDTSTRGHRHISAARALGEGIYRILRHNPRNKNNNHHTHLIYKLQFPAADEKNEPQKSFNIEREGSFVIQIKNPEQGGAGGSSSQHKRRAQFPAHLQGQFGHKRYYPADPPEFLNFEGCEFLLISASDDIEQELGLELITEGEECDLVKTFGDAVSTKPLFEGTWV; the protein is encoded by the exons TTCTTCTTGTATAGGCCTAAAGTCGGAAAACAAGAAGTGCATGGCCCTGATGAGGTGCAACGCTTGTACATTATTCTTCGGCCACAGTCCGGTGAGAAGACGGTCGAGGAGAAACAATGTAGCTATGGTGGACAGAGTACCCACACCcag GAAGTTAACATCGAAGAGCAACCCCTTTTACGGTTCATTATTATGGGTCGAAAAAGCCTTCCACACCCATCCCACAGGTCTCGACCTTACTGGGGATTTGTAGATATGGTAACAACCAACGTTCAAGATATCAAGACTGCGCTTCAAGGAG AGGAATACGACACTTCAACTCGAGGACATCGCCATATTTCTGCGGCAAGAGCATTGGGGGAAGGCATTTACCGTATTCTAAGGCATAATCCAaggaacaaaaacaataatcacCACACTCATTTGATCTACAAGCTACAGTTTCCAGCGGCAGACGAGAAAAACGAGCCTCAGAAATCCTTTAATATTGAAAGGGAAGGGTCATTTGTGATACAAATAAAGAACCCAGAGCAAGGAGGCGCAGGTGGTTCGTCTTCTCAGCACAAACGCAGGGCTCAGTTTCCAGCGCATTTGCAAGGTCAATTTGGGCATAAACGGTATTACCCGGCCGACCCGCCTGagttcttgaattttgaaggGTGTGAGTTCTTGTTGATATCGGCTTCTGATGATATAGAACAGGAATTGGGGTTGGAGTTGATTACTGAAGGAGAAGAATGTGATTTAGTGAAGACTTTTGGAGATGCTGTTTCCACGAAGCCTCTTTTCGAAGGTACTTGGGTGTAG